One window of the Magnolia sinica isolate HGM2019 chromosome 19, MsV1, whole genome shotgun sequence genome contains the following:
- the LOC131235557 gene encoding protein ROS1A-like isoform X1 — translation MEFGRGGGGGVPNAPHLEENGFPVHGSWIPVTPSKPEQAGCATRVHWLQATGIHGNRSIQHITQQKEASSGTVPSMQLDSVSYPGQVQRLSNQEAASGPQARVSGLNTHMQTFISTSDEQNRSPQGHFLAFTNGASTAAAAMQRAGNAAVGPFTPILLAQIDSALQQQSTSGPTLLLMNQNVPVMFAPWNNNTRHPPQMTPNGFPVPYRTNYDLNSPAKSIADVVTNGTITFQIAPVTPDQGARIQNSQSKKTVSLFANGVNQEKQDDSPAPRSLPSRRKELIELNRDQDLSQPLDSLHAIFSNPVKGKQGLSQLFDSSPTVPSTPVQPNQGFLQPLDSSPAVHSSLSQQLDTAPPVLSTPAEGNQCFSRPLDSSPVVFYNTQVKENQGFTQLSDSPPTALSTPVKESQGLSHLADSSPSVCATTVKENSNSRKGEDQGIDLNKTPPQKPPRRKKHRPKVIRDGKPKRTPKPPEAPKQATNKENPSGKRKYVRKTGQKVSSTPPSVELGETVDVGAGEGAKSCKRALNFDSEGQAGDQNPSTIAQHDIPNGGIANAALNAATSSMWNFNIGTESQAHNGCIAFNSSPGFKSTVQLAQGLEVVVENSPAGIAFDLNRSLTQMLDEYMSLPENPSPAIAWNEPPKEKKSEIPRKQNNVETMGACINGRHSRHAPVHQFVHAGEVNRTPIHQYVHAEELNHIGSPVEAGHQDHKSNSLSRLQTGVQSVAESQCHSNFNMLVESSESDHMKKGSKRTHIQIANDTHHHPMNIMEAHMQACQKIIKDNEYYGGSGNHGMHFPDINKKRSNTSCNEPTSNASPFMTGPSDGSRRATECSMNGVMASHFTVQNSEERLLRPCSFMEEVKRDSQYRNNTTMPDIQSQTMTGEHYRTVQHTSGQVVLQHTSGQLVGINTNKPQVPDSVLDQSLMERRIKQKSNGSFQVRTLPSLTVAAQQTALTSDKRQASNVLRGTQGCVEALAADNQAKVKTKRRTKKAPGPPSNSVGMNQAHLQEQRTARYDHHQHFTEPRVASLGQKSIGLTGSPSKHGQLRSSNSLPIGLIHDSQTRSNFQDRFGAGFQSQAIVPYNNAIDEITDRLECLNINGKSKIVTAHTQNAMVPYVGRMMVPYDGSSAKKRRHRAKVDLDAETNRVWKLLMWKEGSNERIDADKEKYWEEERQIFRGRADSFIARMHLVQGDRRFSRWKGSVVDSVVGVFLTQNVSDHLSSSAFMALAARFPLRSSSKDVVPNREGTRKPADGYVVELEDSICQQACDSSEHGAEPVQEKEVANSHESFGSNVGGGTPNHSKGKHHTSCISGPEMCQESPENRTDTSATVTESASLADTEDRKVLEDVVSSQISVVSSQNSTDSIHQAADRIGSSSESNSEAENQMTEFKCNQFNGSTSFMELLEMAGPPNTFAEFNAYGNGSMPSKENYEGTSIELGGSMYDKRMSRFDGADSLNGPCPSIERPNSHHPQAQHAFNGVVDMPSSAYHLHTSLGLGQVEMGTFPSSEIGERNNIYYKEKRVGQAAGNATEFTVQQKPSLPPQTALPGDLCAPINKNSVHASPNSNVEAYFMKHPLTHHNLPRETNACSPGTESLVHIANFLQNAREAGMQSDITEASEARNIAEVLSQRQTSGTQHNHSNLPNYLGDTLDVAECSSLAKKEKPLARKLAESNSKDEGCSSKIVSTETSRDTLKARKGRGESAKKQAFDWDSLRKQACYNGQKKERSSDRMDSLDWEAVRLAEVSEISDTIRERGMNNMLAERIKEFLNRLVREHGSVDLEWLRDVPPDKAKDFLLSVRGLGLKSVECVRLLTLHHLAFPVDTNVGRICVRLGWVPIQPLPESLHLHLLELYPVLENIQKYLWPRLCKLDQPTLYELHYQMITFGKVFCTKSKPNCNACPMRAECRHFASAFASARLALPGPEEKSLVSSAVPIATEKGPKVVIHPLPLPPPEGNPHSQAGSESKRCEPIIEEPATPEPEHVEISSADIEDAFWEEDPDEIPTIKLNFEEFSMNIQNYMQKNNMELQDVDMSKALVALTPEAASIPMPKLKNISRLRTEHQVYELPDSHPLLKGLDSREPDDPCSYLLAIWTPGETAQSTQPPEICCAAQPGNLCEKETCFSCNSIREANAQTVRGTLLIPCRTAMRGSFPLNGTYFQVNEIILIPMQVFADHDSSIQPIDVPRSWLWNLSRRTVYFGTSIPTIFKGLSTEGIQHCFWRGFVCVRGFDQKTRAPRPLMARLHFPASKIVRNNKKAPTKAEE, via the exons ATGGAGTTTGGGAGGGGCGGCGGTGGTGGGGTTCCAAACGCCCCGCATTTGGAAGAGAATGGCTTCCCGGTTCACGGTTCCTGGATTCCGGTCACCCCATCAAAGCCGGAGCAAGCAGGCTGCGCCACACGGGTACACTGGCTACAAGCCACAGGTATACACGGCAACAGGTCTATACAACATATCACACAGCAGAAAGAAGCTTCCAGTGGCACAGTGCCCAGCATGCAGTTAGATTCCGTGAGTTATCCAGGGCAGGTGCAACGACTCTCTAACCAGGAAGCGGCTTCAGGTCCACAGGCTCGAGTTTCAGGTCTCAATACTCACATGCAGACCTTCATCAGCACATCTGATGAGCAGAACAGGTCACCACAAGGGCATTTCCTGGCCTTCACAAATGGAGCGTCCACGGCAGCAGCGGCAATGCAAAGAGCGGGCAATGCTGCTGTCGGCCCATTCACGCCAATCTTGCTTGCACAGATTGATAGCGCGCTGCAGCAGCAGTCAACCTCAGGGCCAACCTTGTTGCTCATGAACCAAAATGTTCCCGTCATGTTCGCTCCGTGGAATAATAATACCAGACACCCACCTCAGATGACTCCAA ATGGTTTTCCTGTTCCTTACCGAACAAACTATGATCTGAATTCCCCGGCAAAATCAATAGCTGATGTGGTCACAAATGGAACTATTACATTTCAGATAGCCCCCGTAACACCAGATCAGGGAGCGAGAATACAGAATAGCCAATCCAAAAAGACTGTCAGTTTATTTGCAAATGGAGTAAATCAAGAAAAGCAGGACGATAGCCCTGCACCTAGGTCCCTTCCTTCCAGGAGGAAGGAGCTGATTGAGCTCAATAGAGATCAGGATCTCTCCCAGCCCTTGGATTCCCTTCATGCCATCTTTTCCAACCCAGTGAAGGGTAAACAAGGTCTCTCACAGCTATTTGATTCATCACCCACTGTCCCTTCCACCCCAGTTCAACCAAACCAAGGCTTCCTGCAACCATTGGATTCATCACCTGCAGTCCATTCATCTCTCTCGCAGCAATTGGATACTGCACCCCCTGTTCTTTCCACCCCTGCAGAGGGAAACCAGTGTTTCTCAAGGCCACTAGATTCATCACCTGTTGTCTTCTATAACACCCAAGTCAAGGAAAATCAAGGATTCACacagctctcagattcacctcccACTGCCCTTTCCACACCTGTGAAGGAAAGCCAGGGTCTCTCACATTTGGCAGATTCATCACCTTCAGTCTGTGCTACCACAGTCAAGGAAAACAGCAATTCCCGAAAGGGGGAAGACCAAGGCATAGACCTGAACAAGACACCACCGCAGAAGCCGCCCAGAAGGAAGAAGCATAGACCCAAAGTCATCAGAGATGGAAAGCCTAAAAGAACACCGAAGCCACCCGAGGCTCCGAAGCAGGCCACTAACAAAGAGAAtccttctggaaagaggaagtatGTTCGGAAAACAGGCCAAAAGGTGTCATCCACACCCCCGTCTGTAGAACTCGGAGAGACCGTTGATGTGGGCGCTGGGGAAGGTGCAAAATCTTGCAAACGAGCTTTGAATTTTGACTCGGAAGGCCAAGCAGGAGACCAAAACCCCAGCACAATTGCCCAGCATGACATACCAAATGGCGGCATTGCTAATGCTGCCCTTAATGCTGCGACAAGCAGCATGTGGAATTTTAATATCGGAACAGAGTCTCAAGCCCACAATGGATGTATTGCCTTTAACAGTAGTCCTGGATTCAAATCAACAGTGCAGCTTGCGCAAGGACTGGAAGTGGTGGTGGAGAACTCACCAGCAGGGATTGCATTCGACCTCAACCGGTCTTTGACCCAGATGCTGGATGAATACATGTCATTGCCTGAAAATCCAAGTCCTGCAATTGCTTGGAATGAACcaccaaaggaaaagaaaagcgaGATTCCAAGAAAGCAGAATAACGTAGAGACTATGGGTGCATGTATAAATGGCAGACACAGCCGTCACGCTCCGGTTCATCAATTTGTCCATGCAGGGGAAGTAAATCGCACTCCGATTCATCAATATGTGCATGCAGAGGAACTAAATCACATCGGAAGTCCAGTTGAAGCTGGCCATCAAGACCACAAAAGCAACTCACTGTCGAGATTGCAGACTGGTGTTCAATCCGTAGCTGAAAGCCAATGCCATTCAAATTTCAATATGCTGGTAGAATCATCTGAAAGCGACCATATGAAAAAAGGATCGAAGAGAACGCATATTCAGATAGCCAATGACACTCATCACCACCCCATGAACATAATGGAGGCCCATATGCAAGCTTGTCAGAAGATAATCAAAGACAACGAATATTACGGTGGCAGTGGCAACCATGGAATGCATTTTCCAGACATTAACAAGAAGAGGTCAAACACGAGTTGCAATGAACCCACATCAAATGCATCACCCTTCATGACAGGGCCGAGTGATGGCTCCAGAAGAGCAACCGAGTGCAGCATGAACGGAGTCATGGCTAGCCATTTCACAGTACAAAATAGTGAGGAAAGGCTTTTACGTCCATGCAGCTTTATGGAAGAAGTGAAAAGGGATTCCCAATACAGAAACAATACCACCATGCCTGATATACAATCTCAGACAATGACTGGGGAACATTACCGAACGGTGCAGCATACTTCTGGTCAGGTGGTGCTGCAGCATACTTCTGGTCAGCTGGTGGGAATCAACACCAATAAACCGCAAGTTCCTGACAGCGTGTTGGACCAAAGCCTGATGGAAAGAAGGATAAAGCAGAAATCAAATGGGTCCTTCCAAGTCCGCACCTTACCATCATTAACTGTAGCGGCACAGCAAACAGCACTAACATCTGATAAGAGGCAAGCAAGCAATGTTCTGCGTGGTACTCAAGGCTGTGTGGAAGCCCTGGCTGCAGATAACCAAGCAAAAGTGAAAACAAAGAGGCGTACAAAGAAGGCACCAGGTCCTCCCTCCAACTCTGTGGGTATGAATCAGGCACATCTACAAGAACAACGGACTGCCAGATATGATCACCATCAACACTTCACAGAACCAAGAGTTGCTTCACTTGGGCAGAAATCTATTGGCCTCACCGGATCTCCATCCAAACATGGTCAACTGAGAAGTTCCAACAGTCTTCCAATCGGTCTCATTCATGACAGCCAAACTAGAAGCAATTTTCAGGATAGATTTGGTGCAGGCTTCCAGTCGCAAGCAATCGTGCCCTACAACAATGCCATTGATGAAATTACTGACAGATTGGAATGCCTGAATATCAATGGGAAAAGCAAGATTGTCACAGCTCACACACAGAATGCGATGGTTCCTTATGTTGGACGAATGATGGTTCCCTACGATGGCTCATCAGCTAAGAAACGGCGCCATCGGGCCAAGGTTGACCTGGATGCAGAGACAAACAGAGTATGGAAGCTTCTGATGTGGAAGGAAGGCAGCAATGAACGAATTGATGCAGATAAAGAAAAATACTGGGAGGAAGAAAGGCAAATATTTCGGGGGCGAGCGGACTCGTTTATTGCTCGCATGCATCTAGTACAAG GAGATAGACGTTTCTCGCGGTGGAAAGGATCTGTTGTGGACTCAGTGGTTGGAGTCTTTCTTACTCAGAATGTATCTGACCACCTTTCAAG CTCAGCCTTCATGGCCCTTGCGGCGAGATTTCCTCTTCGGTCTAGTAGCAAAGATGTGGTACCAAACAGGGAAGGGACAAGAAAACCTGCAGATGGATATGTTGTAGAGTTGGAAGACAGCATTTGTCAACAGGCATGTGACAGTTCTGAACATGGAGCTGAACCCGTCCAAGAGAAGGAAGTGGCGAACAGCCATGAATCATTCGGAAGCAATGTGGGAGGCGGCACACCAAACCATTCAAAAGGCAAGCACCACACTTCCTGCATTAGTGGGCCAGAAATGTGCCAAGAATCGCCCGAAAACAGAACAGACACATCAGCCACAGTAACCGAAAGTGCAAGTCTGGCAGACACCGAGGATAGGAAAGTACTGGAAGATGTGGTTTCATCTCAAATCTCGGTAGTTTCATCTCAAAACTCTACAGACTCTATCCATCAGGCAGCTGACCGAATCGGATCAAGCTCCGAGTCCAACTCTGAAGCAGAGAACCAGATGACTGAGTTTAAATGCAATCAATTCAATGGTTCTACTTCATTCATGGAGCTTTTGGAAATGGCAGGACCTCCAAACACATTCGCAGAATTTAATGCCTATGGAAATGGAAGTATGCCATCTAAAGAGAATTATGAAGGCACATCTATAGAATTGGGAGGTTCTATGTATGACAAGAGAATGTCAAGGTTTGACGGAGCAGATAGCCTGAACGGCCCATGCCCATCCATCGAAAGACCCAACTCTCATCACCCACAAGCACAACATGCATTCAATGGAGTTGTTGATATGCCTTCCAGTGCTTATCATTTGCATACAAGCTTGGGTTTGGGACAGGTGGAAATGGGAACTTTCCCTTCATCCGAAATCGGAGAGAGAAACAATATTTACTACAAAGAGAAAAGAGTCGGTCAAGCAGCAGGAAATGCAACCGAATTTACAGTTCAGCAGAAGCCATCATTGCCTCCTCAAACTGCGCTCCCTGGTGATTTGTGTGCACCCATAAACAAGAACTCAGTGCACGCATCACCTAATTCAAACGTGGAAGCCTACTTTATGAAACATCCACTCACACACCACAATCTTCCAAGGGAGACAAACGCATGTTCACCAGGCACAGAGAGTTTGGTTCATATAGCCAACTTCCTTCAGAATGCAAGGGAAGCAGGTATGCAATCTGATATTACTGAGGCTTCAGAAGCTAGGAACATCGCTGAAGTATTATCTCAAAGGCAGACCTCTGGAACGCAGCATAATCATTCAAATTTACCCAATTATTTAGGAGATACTTTAGATGTTGCAGAATGCTCAAGCTTAGCAAAAAAGGAGAAACCATTAGCAAGGAAGTTAGCTGAATCAAATTCAAAAGATGAAGGTTGTAGTTCTAAGATTGTTTCTACTGAGACAAGTAGAGATACTCTGAAAGCAAGAAAGGGACGAGGCGAGTCAGCAAAGAAGCAGGCTTTTGACTGGGATAGTTTAAGAAAGCAAGCCTGTTACAATGgtcaaaagaaggaaagaagcagTGATAGAATGGACTCACTTGACTGGGAAGCAGTTAGACTGGCAGAAGTTAGTGAAATTTCTGATACCATTAGGGAACGAGGAATGAACAACATGCTTGCAGAGCGAATCAAG GAATTTCTTAACCGGCTTGTTAGGGAGCATGGAAGCGTCGACTTGGAATGGTTACGGGACGTTCCGCCTGACAAAGCGAA GGATTTTCTATTAAGTGTTCGGGGACTAGGACTGAAAAGCGTCGAGTGTGTGCGCCTTTTGACACTGCACCATCTCGCTTTCCCC gtTGACACAAATGTTGGTCGCATATGTGTGAGACTGGGATGGGTGCCCATTCAACCACTGCCTGAGTCCCTTCACTTGCACCTTTTGGAACT GTACCCTGTTCTGGAGAATATTCAGAAGTACCTCTGGCCACGGCTTTGCAAACTTGATCAACCAACACT GTATGAGTTACATTATCAAATGATTACATTTGGAAAG GTTTTCTGCACAAAGAGCAAGCCCAACTGCAACGCATGTCCAATGAGAGCAGAATGCAGACATTTTGCAAGTGCATTTGCAAG TGCAAGGCTTGCCCTGCCAGGTCCAGAGGAAAAAAGCTTAGTGAGTTCAGCTGTCCCCATAGCTACTGAAAAAGGCCCTAAAGTGGTTATCCATCCATTGCCACTACCACCACCTGAGGGGAATCCACATTCTCAAGCAGGCTCTGAGAGCAAAAGGTGCGAGCCTATCATTGAAGAGCCAGCTACACCAGAACCTGAACATGTAGAAATATCAAGCGCAGATATTGAGGATGCTTTCTGGGAGGAGGATCCCGATGAAATTCCGACAATCAAACTGAACTTCGAGGAGTTCTCTATGAACATTCAGAACTATATGCAAAAAAATAATATGGAACTGCAAGATGTGGACATGTCGAAGGCTTTAGTTGCTTTGACCCCAGAAGCTGCTTCTATCCCCATGCCTAAGCTGAAGAATATTAGTAGGCTGCGGACAGAGCACCAAGT TTATGAACTTCCAGATTCGCATCCTCTTCTGAAAGGG TTGGACAGCAGAGAGCCTGATGATCCATGTTCATACCTTCTTGCTATATGGACACCAG GCGAAACTGCACAATCCACGCAACCACCTGAAATCTGCTGCGCTGCCCAACCCGGTAACCTATGTGAGAAGGAGACGTGTTTTTCATGCAATAGCATACGAGAAGCAAATGCCCAAACAGTCAGAGGCACACTTCTG ATCCCATGTCGAACAGCAATGAGGGGGAGCTTTCCACTCAATGGCACTTATTTTCAAGTTAACGAG ATCATTCTCATTCCCATGCAGGTGTTTGCTGATCATGATTCAAGCATCCAACCAATTGATGTTCCAAGGTCATGGTTATGGAATCTGTCAAGGAGGACTGTCTACTTCGGAACCTCCATACCAACAATATTTAAAG GTCTATCCACAGAGggaattcaacactgtttctggaGAG GATTTGTTTGCGTGAGGGGATTTGACCAGAAAACACGGGCACCTCGGCCTCTAATGGCAAGACTACACTTTCCAGCAAGCAAGATAGTGAGGAATAATAAAAAGGCACCAACAAAGGCAGAGGAGTAA